One region of Nitrosopumilaceae archaeon genomic DNA includes:
- the endA gene encoding tRNA-intron lyase — MSDIESKVAGILIKDHTMVIDKNMQHSLEQKGFGEIIKKKFFLKPFESLYLLYTGNLKLLKGKLQVNFDSMMQECVKYDVDALTKFLIYRDLRSKGYIAKDGFGFGSDFRVYERGQFGEKAAKYVVFGLNEGRRQKMGLLQKQIEQITTMGKEPVLAVIERRGEVIYYKISKIQFHENKDQPGISPIEF, encoded by the coding sequence ATGTCTGATATCGAGTCCAAAGTTGCAGGAATATTGATCAAGGATCATACTATGGTTATTGATAAAAACATGCAACACAGTTTAGAACAGAAAGGCTTTGGAGAAATAATAAAAAAAAAGTTTTTTCTCAAACCGTTTGAATCTCTTTATCTCTTGTATACTGGTAATCTCAAACTACTAAAAGGAAAACTCCAAGTTAACTTTGACTCTATGATGCAAGAATGTGTAAAATATGATGTTGACGCACTTACAAAATTTCTGATCTATCGTGATTTGAGATCTAAAGGTTATATAGCAAAAGATGGGTTTGGGTTTGGTTCTGATTTTAGGGTATATGAGAGAGGTCAATTTGGTGAAAAGGCAGCAAAATATGTGGTATTTGGACTAAACGAAGGAAGACGACAAAAAATGGGTTTGTTACAAAAACAAATAGAGCAAATAACTACAATGGGTAAAGAGCCAGTCCTTGCTGTGATTGAGAGGCGGGGAGAAGTAATTTACTACAAGATCTCAAAAATACAATTTCATGAAAATAAAGATCAGCCAGGCATTTCACCCATAGAATTTTAA
- a CDS encoding S16 family serine protease, with the protein MSNHKIIYALIGIISISIFSNYLLYQKTQLLEHTVDYYKNQNNENLEKLSNITLTPKQTSIAPLLNNQTITETVSHVSNYTSSESIEAVAVRPVLENNGVFETTTYQGTVMKITVDIRDGSGLVLVNTAIPTGVDFQTSAKTSVMVAQKITNVDLSKKDVIFSISSENNQELQAVDGGSAGGAMTVLLSSEILGKALNDKVLMTGTIQEDGTIGEIGGVTEKADAAGKYGAKIFLVPQGQATVEIQSCDEKTEGLFTYRSCTAQEKPLSPITEKQYGMKVIEVNNIGQALSYFNSRT; encoded by the coding sequence ATGTCAAACCATAAAATAATTTATGCGTTAATAGGAATAATCTCAATTTCAATTTTTAGTAATTATCTTCTATATCAAAAGACACAACTATTAGAACATACGGTAGATTATTACAAAAATCAAAATAATGAAAATTTGGAAAAACTTTCAAACATTACTCTTACTCCAAAACAAACATCAATAGCTCCTTTACTTAATAACCAAACCATAACTGAAACAGTATCACATGTCAGTAATTACACTTCTAGTGAATCCATAGAAGCTGTTGCAGTAAGACCAGTGTTAGAAAACAACGGTGTTTTTGAAACTACTACCTATCAGGGTACTGTAATGAAAATCACTGTAGATATTCGTGATGGTTCTGGTTTGGTATTGGTTAACACAGCCATTCCCACAGGAGTAGATTTTCAAACATCGGCTAAAACATCAGTTATGGTAGCCCAAAAAATCACCAATGTAGATCTGTCAAAGAAAGATGTGATTTTTTCCATATCTTCTGAAAACAATCAAGAATTACAAGCAGTTGATGGAGGAAGTGCAGGTGGTGCAATGACTGTACTACTTTCATCGGAGATATTAGGAAAGGCGCTAAATGATAAAGTGTTAATGACTGGAACAATACAGGAGGACGGTACAATTGGAGAAATCGGTGGAGTCACAGAAAAGGCTGATGCAGCAGGCAAATACGGAGCTAAAATATTTCTTGTTCCACAGGGGCAGGCAACAGTAGAGATTCAATCATGTGATGAAAAAACAGAAGGATTATTCACTTATAGATCATGTACTGCACAAGAAAAACCACTTTCCCCAATAACTGAAAAGCAATACGGAATGAAAGTTATTGAGGTCAATAACATAGGACAGGCACTTTCATATTTCAATTCTAGAACCTAA
- a CDS encoding 50S ribosomal protein L16 yields the protein MHGANYRTGNGQPYTRKEYIKGKPQIKIAKFSGGKRDDYDYCVQLCSNEKMQIRHMAIESARLSANKKIEQVAGETGYFSQLRVYPHILLRENKMIATAGADRLQEGMRGAFGKAVSLAARVDKGQVIMEAFVKKEHLEFAKKALHGACVKLPITPTIKVIKIIPIKPASA from the coding sequence ATGCACGGCGCAAATTATAGAACCGGTAACGGTCAACCATATACAAGAAAAGAGTACATCAAGGGTAAACCTCAGATAAAAATAGCAAAATTCTCTGGCGGAAAAAGAGACGATTATGATTATTGCGTACAACTTTGTTCAAATGAGAAAATGCAAATAAGACATATGGCAATAGAATCTGCAAGATTATCAGCAAACAAAAAAATCGAACAGGTAGCAGGTGAAACTGGTTATTTCTCACAATTACGGGTTTACCCACATATATTGTTAAGAGAAAATAAGATGATTGCAACAGCAGGCGCAGATAGATTGCAGGAAGGTATGAGAGGTGCCTTCGGTAAAGCAGTTAGTTTAGCTGCACGAGTTGATAAAGGTCAAGTCATCATGGAAGCATTTGTGAAAAAAGAACATCTAGAATTTGCAAAAAAAGCACTGCATGGAGCATGTGTAAAATTACCTATAACACCAACAATAAAGGTAATAAAGATAATACCAATCAAACCTGCATCAGCTTAG
- the htpX gene encoding zinc metalloprotease HtpX, whose product MHKTDIQLTLRMTFSFLVLAIIYLAFLSFISLYFGLGILPMAVIAGLMIGAQWYFSDRIVLWSTGTKLVTKDEYPILHEIVERLVVKANIPKPRIGVVNMEVANSFATGKGPKSSVVVVTTGLMRILEKDELEGVLSHELTHIKHRDVTVITLASLFSTIAWFVMQSSMFGAMWGGYGYGSGGRQQQGGGVFLVLIVAAVVWFLSFIIIRAISRYREFAADSGGAYMTGQPLFLSRALMKISGEVKVAPKPELKRIEGMNAFFIIPAMSGQTIARFFATHPPVEERVKRLMEIEAELRNSDKVDS is encoded by the coding sequence GTGCACAAAACTGACATTCAATTAACGTTACGTATGACATTTAGTTTTCTAGTTCTGGCAATAATTTATCTTGCGTTTCTTAGCTTCATATCGCTATATTTTGGATTAGGAATATTGCCGATGGCAGTTATTGCTGGTCTGATGATCGGAGCTCAATGGTATTTTTCAGATAGGATAGTTCTTTGGAGTACTGGCACTAAACTAGTAACAAAAGATGAATATCCTATTTTACATGAAATTGTTGAAAGACTTGTTGTAAAAGCAAATATTCCAAAACCACGAATAGGCGTAGTAAATATGGAAGTGGCAAATTCATTTGCCACAGGAAAAGGCCCAAAAAGTTCAGTAGTTGTGGTAACTACCGGTCTCATGAGAATTTTAGAAAAAGATGAACTAGAGGGAGTACTATCACATGAGCTTACTCATATCAAACATAGAGATGTTACGGTTATCACTCTGGCAAGTTTATTTTCTACTATTGCATGGTTTGTCATGCAATCTTCTATGTTTGGTGCAATGTGGGGTGGATATGGATATGGTTCTGGAGGAAGACAACAACAAGGGGGAGGAGTATTCTTGGTTTTGATTGTAGCAGCAGTTGTATGGTTTCTAAGTTTTATAATAATACGTGCCATATCCAGATACCGAGAATTTGCCGCAGATAGTGGCGGTGCATATATGACAGGCCAACCTCTGTTTCTCTCAAGAGCACTAATGAAAATAAGCGGTGAGGTAAAAGTAGCTCCAAAACCAGAATTAAAACGAATTGAGGGAATGAATGCATTTTTCATAATTCCAGCCATGTCAGGTCAGACTATAGCGAGATTTTTTGCAACACATCCTCCAGTTGAAGAAAGAGTAAAGCGTTTAATGGAAATTGAGGCTGAACTTCGTAATTCTGACAAGGTTGACTCATGA
- the msrB gene encoding peptide-methionine (R)-S-oxide reductase MsrB: MEKLGSDWKKTLTPEQFEICRNKGTEPPFSGEYNNCKERGIYKCVCCGIDLFSSDTKFDSGTGWPSFWEPIKNNVKNETDISYGMLRTEVMCKNCDAHLGHVFDDGPLPTNQRYCINSASLKLEKR, translated from the coding sequence ATGGAAAAACTAGGCAGTGATTGGAAAAAGACACTTACGCCAGAACAATTCGAAATCTGTAGAAATAAAGGCACAGAACCTCCATTTTCTGGAGAATACAATAATTGTAAGGAAAGAGGAATTTACAAATGTGTTTGTTGTGGAATAGATCTGTTTAGTTCTGATACAAAGTTTGATTCAGGTACAGGATGGCCTAGCTTTTGGGAACCCATCAAAAACAACGTGAAAAATGAGACAGACATTAGCTATGGTATGTTAAGAACAGAGGTAATGTGCAAAAATTGTGATGCTCATCTAGGTCATGTTTTTGACGATGGACCATTACCTACAAATCAAAGGTATTGTATCAATTCAGCTTCACTCAAACTTGAGAAGCGTTAA
- a CDS encoding chemotaxis protein, which yields MTKHSSRKGSSNVEKKDSSSDVLKKMSSISDATKTLATEVKSMSKIFAENQKILISLKTMIDAVGSSLEQIQRYSRQVNILEEDTQKLFTGLSQVKAHSNLISKVNEQTNKLQDQVNKIREKQESIPDVNKLMQNVADSLDSIRNNTKMIMNVAEKTEKIRDEIKQVAIKTENVSRLEENIVNLKVNIDSVVSKTEPLLNLNSDIRDVGIELGSLVRKTDSLAALGGDIRNVGIEFVNFRENILGKTRQIDEKMADLTEMLNSNVASTSEFHKKTNEIYNELQDIRNITHKTSQNTSREVIGLLRLSEFQSNVRMHSESKYGTLDDLEKMINQTVDMVNLFDRLSIESEKKMPLPQEVKQWSVAKILDCADRWEIRFTDVFRLLISQLGSDLVKESLKLEQIRDLFGIRAVDEVRHEFNIQ from the coding sequence GTGACAAAACATTCTAGCCGCAAAGGATCATCGAATGTTGAAAAAAAAGATTCAAGTTCAGATGTTTTAAAAAAAATGAGTTCCATTTCTGATGCTACAAAGACTTTGGCTACAGAAGTAAAATCAATGTCAAAAATTTTTGCGGAGAATCAAAAGATACTCATTTCGTTAAAAACCATGATAGATGCGGTTGGCTCATCGTTAGAACAAATTCAACGATATTCAAGGCAAGTAAATATTTTAGAAGAAGATACACAAAAATTGTTCACCGGATTAAGTCAAGTAAAAGCTCATTCCAATTTAATATCCAAAGTAAATGAACAGACAAACAAACTTCAAGATCAAGTCAACAAGATACGTGAAAAACAAGAATCAATACCTGACGTTAATAAATTAATGCAAAATGTTGCTGACAGCCTTGATTCAATTCGTAACAATACAAAAATGATAATGAATGTAGCTGAAAAAACAGAAAAAATAAGAGATGAAATTAAACAGGTAGCAATAAAAACAGAAAACGTGTCACGTCTAGAAGAAAACATTGTAAACTTGAAAGTAAACATAGATTCAGTAGTCTCAAAAACAGAACCTCTTCTCAATTTGAATTCTGATATAAGAGATGTGGGAATAGAGCTTGGTTCATTAGTTAGAAAGACAGATTCTCTTGCTGCTTTGGGAGGAGACATTAGAAATGTAGGAATAGAATTTGTTAATTTTAGAGAAAACATACTTGGAAAGACAAGGCAAATAGATGAAAAAATGGCTGACTTGACAGAAATGTTAAACAGTAATGTAGCCTCAACATCAGAATTTCATAAAAAAACGAATGAAATCTATAATGAACTACAAGATATTCGTAACATTACCCACAAGACATCCCAGAATACATCACGTGAAGTAATAGGGTTATTGCGTCTATCAGAGTTCCAGTCAAATGTACGTATGCACTCAGAATCAAAATATGGAACTCTGGATGATCTTGAAAAAATGATTAATCAAACAGTAGATATGGTAAATTTATTTGATAGACTTTCTATTGAATCTGAAAAGAAAATGCCACTCCCACAAGAAGTAAAACAGTGGTCTGTGGCAAAAATACTGGATTGTGCAGATAGGTGGGAAATTAGATTTACTGATGTGTTTAGACTTTTGATTTCTCAGTTAGGATCTGATCTTGTAAAAGAATCTTTGAAATTAGAACAGATCAGGGATTTATTTGGAATTCGTGCAGTTGATGAAGTAAGACACGAGTTTAATATCCAATAA
- a CDS encoding cellulose synthase family protein, which yields MLMHTFPNPLTEFLFSVFIGIAILITFYTCNFYYLVFLSKQKPKSQKTDLTDTPTVTIQLPIYNERYVAARLVNAVCAMDYPKEKMNIQVLDDSDDDTYDILEDLVVDYQKKGFDISHIRREKRNGYKAGALRNAMKYVKGSLVAIFDADFIPPSWFLKKAIPYFCEPEIGFVQCRWGHVNEAYSALTKAQALSLDFHFLIEQRAKSNSHLFMNFNGTAGIWRKECIDDSGGWHTATLVEDLDLSYRAQMKGWKCVFLPEIVVDAELPVQMNAAKRQQFRWAKGSMQCAIKLLGDIVIKKIPIDTKIQAFVQLTRHIVHPLMLVQFLIMPILLAAKINIYIVSTLPLLTIAAYFAIGPLGYLMIIRDLWGSSWKSKALAYLYLIIYSAGMSVNNTVAVFDALFGKKNEFLRTPKYGIINKTDDWRDKAYNLPFTKTTLLEIFFGIYGIIAIFVAIYSNNPVFVPILGIQALGFFYISYLSISHSTFKKSKSQKLHKVTKAEKMANGYYKLAMIGIMGFIIFGVVVAFEGYKNAVYPLEESRGILYRIQATSDPQLLLTEIRTLKVLLPKDGNPVWIFPTDETDFGLIQKDLDNMISTVDKISTSSQNISDYSTGMVNIHFQAQAVDASLLDAIPYMYVSFSNVVFSSVWIAAIIGIFALMKRKKERLKGYEMADDI from the coding sequence ATGTTAATGCATACCTTCCCAAACCCATTAACAGAATTTCTGTTCAGTGTGTTCATAGGGATTGCCATTTTGATTACGTTCTACACATGTAATTTCTATTATCTTGTTTTTCTTTCAAAACAAAAACCCAAATCACAAAAAACTGATCTAACTGATACACCCACAGTTACAATCCAACTACCTATTTACAATGAAAGATATGTTGCAGCAAGACTTGTTAATGCAGTATGTGCTATGGATTATCCAAAAGAAAAAATGAATATCCAAGTACTGGATGATTCAGATGATGATACTTATGATATTTTAGAAGATCTTGTTGTGGATTATCAAAAAAAAGGATTCGATATTTCACATATACGAAGAGAAAAAAGAAATGGTTACAAAGCTGGTGCACTTCGAAACGCAATGAAGTATGTCAAAGGAAGTCTTGTAGCAATATTTGATGCTGATTTTATTCCACCTTCTTGGTTTTTGAAAAAAGCAATACCTTATTTTTGTGAGCCCGAAATAGGCTTTGTTCAATGTAGATGGGGTCATGTAAACGAGGCCTACTCTGCACTTACAAAAGCACAGGCCCTAAGCTTAGATTTTCATTTTCTTATAGAACAAAGAGCAAAGAGTAACTCACATCTTTTCATGAATTTCAATGGTACTGCAGGAATTTGGAGAAAAGAATGTATTGATGATTCTGGTGGGTGGCACACTGCAACACTTGTTGAAGATTTAGATCTAAGCTATCGTGCTCAAATGAAGGGATGGAAGTGTGTCTTTTTGCCTGAAATTGTTGTAGATGCCGAGCTTCCAGTGCAGATGAATGCAGCAAAAAGACAGCAGTTTAGATGGGCAAAAGGCTCTATGCAATGTGCAATTAAATTACTTGGAGATATTGTAATTAAAAAAATTCCAATTGATACAAAAATTCAAGCATTTGTTCAATTAACCAGACACATCGTTCATCCTCTAATGCTCGTACAATTTCTTATAATGCCTATACTTTTGGCAGCAAAAATTAACATCTACATTGTCAGTACACTTCCATTGCTTACAATTGCTGCATATTTTGCCATAGGACCTCTAGGATATCTCATGATAATACGTGACTTGTGGGGGAGTAGCTGGAAATCAAAAGCACTAGCATATCTTTATCTCATAATTTATTCTGCTGGCATGTCAGTAAACAACACTGTAGCTGTTTTTGATGCCTTATTTGGAAAGAAAAATGAATTTTTACGAACTCCAAAATATGGTATTATAAACAAGACAGATGACTGGAGAGACAAGGCCTACAACTTGCCTTTTACAAAAACTACCTTGCTTGAGATATTTTTTGGCATTTATGGAATCATTGCAATCTTTGTAGCAATTTATTCAAACAATCCTGTATTCGTACCAATACTTGGCATTCAAGCATTAGGATTCTTCTACATATCCTATCTTAGCATATCACATTCAACATTTAAAAAGAGTAAATCGCAAAAACTACACAAGGTAACAAAGGCAGAGAAAATGGCAAATGGATACTATAAACTTGCAATGATTGGGATTATGGGATTTATCATATTTGGCGTAGTGGTTGCATTTGAGGGATACAAGAATGCCGTTTATCCTCTTGAGGAATCAAGAGGAATTTTGTACAGAATTCAAGCAACATCCGATCCGCAACTGTTATTGACAGAAATTAGAACTCTTAAAGTGCTCTTACCAAAAGATGGTAACCCAGTTTGGATATTTCCAACAGACGAAACTGACTTTGGTTTAATTCAAAAAGACCTTGATAATATGATCTCTACAGTAGATAAGATATCTACTTCGTCACAAAACATCTCTGATTATAGTACTGGAATGGTTAACATACATTTTCAAGCTCAGGCAGTTGATGCTAGTTTGCTTGACGCTATTCCATACATGTATGTAAGCTTCTCAAACGTTGTATTTAGCTCTGTATGGATTGCTGCAATCATAGGAATTTTTGCTTTAATGAAACGAAAGAAAGAGCGTCTAAAAGGCTACGAAATGGCTGATGACATTTAG
- a CDS encoding 4Fe-4S binding protein: MSLLLKDKVYTIQSTIAKRGIYPLHSYKLGLYRLPIKLEDQYEIDSIVIGLKKTFVMDAFADRVYATYYWKEENMPDPDASGYKQIELQIQVEVVTGEVVDMIYQIYPVEKYGDALWVKDYRKKADTNAKMIIDTILRNTILADKMIEHLVQTKKLSQEEALKELDEMTPLAQIVPNAKPKPKPASPPPGQAVQTEAEPEVSSGAKPGPIDVGFKTKLKVSEIFTATSSGNKIKIFGTRKGNEVLGIWGEYVSVDFDICIGDGACIDACPVKVYEWAEFPGNQSSEKKPLMSREPDCIFCLACENVCPVQAIKISKKG; this comes from the coding sequence ATGTCTCTTCTGTTAAAAGACAAAGTCTACACTATACAATCTACTATTGCTAAACGAGGTATCTATCCATTACACAGCTACAAACTAGGTCTTTACAGATTACCAATAAAACTAGAAGATCAATATGAAATTGATTCTATTGTTATTGGCTTGAAGAAAACATTTGTGATGGATGCATTTGCTGATAGGGTGTATGCAACATATTATTGGAAGGAAGAGAACATGCCAGATCCAGACGCATCAGGTTACAAACAGATAGAACTTCAAATCCAAGTAGAAGTTGTTACAGGAGAAGTTGTAGATATGATCTATCAAATTTATCCAGTTGAAAAATATGGTGATGCTCTTTGGGTAAAAGATTATAGAAAAAAGGCAGACACCAATGCAAAAATGATTATCGATACTATATTGCGTAATACAATTCTCGCAGATAAAATGATAGAACATTTGGTTCAGACAAAGAAACTTTCTCAAGAAGAGGCCTTGAAAGAATTGGACGAGATGACCCCTCTTGCACAAATTGTACCAAACGCAAAACCAAAACCAAAACCAGCTTCACCACCTCCAGGACAAGCTGTACAAACAGAAGCAGAGCCAGAGGTTAGTAGTGGAGCAAAGCCTGGTCCAATTGATGTTGGATTTAAGACAAAGCTAAAGGTAAGTGAGATATTTACTGCAACTTCTAGTGGAAATAAAATTAAGATCTTTGGTACAAGGAAGGGCAATGAGGTGTTAGGCATCTGGGGTGAGTATGTTTCTGTTGATTTTGATATTTGTATTGGCGACGGAGCTTGCATTGATGCATGTCCAGTAAAGGTGTACGAATGGGCTGAATTTCCTGGAAATCAATCTTCAGAGAAAAAACCCCTGATGTCAAGAGAACCAGATTGTATATTTTGTCTTGCTTGTGAAAACGTATGTCCTGTACAAGCTATAAAAATATCAAAGAAAGGATAG
- a CDS encoding sulfurtransferase has product MSYANPNVLTDTEWVTKNISNKTINIVEVDYDPENGYRQGHIQGASLIWWKRDINDPIRRDIINKTQFEDLMAKNGITPESEVILYGDFNNWFAAFVFWIFKYYGHKNVKLMNGGRKKWELEKKPYTKDEPHIQKTKYVSLPPDEGLRAYLFDVRRAIDRQDNVLVDVRSPKEFTGEITAPPEYPMEHAQRGGHIPKANNIPWATAVNDADGTFKSVNDLKQIYESKGVTPDKDVICYCRIGERSSHSWFVLKYLLGYPQVRNYDGSWTEWGNMIGNPVEK; this is encoded by the coding sequence ATGAGTTATGCAAATCCAAATGTTTTAACAGATACTGAATGGGTCACAAAAAATATCTCAAATAAAACGATTAACATTGTAGAAGTGGACTATGATCCAGAAAATGGATACAGACAAGGCCATATTCAAGGTGCCAGTCTGATATGGTGGAAACGTGACATTAATGATCCAATAAGAAGAGACATCATAAATAAAACCCAATTTGAAGACCTTATGGCAAAAAATGGTATTACTCCAGAATCAGAAGTTATCTTATATGGTGATTTTAATAATTGGTTTGCAGCCTTTGTATTTTGGATTTTCAAGTATTATGGACACAAAAATGTTAAACTAATGAATGGTGGTCGAAAAAAATGGGAATTAGAAAAGAAACCATATACAAAAGATGAACCACACATTCAAAAAACAAAATATGTGTCGCTTCCACCTGATGAAGGATTGCGAGCATATCTGTTTGATGTTAGACGAGCAATTGATAGACAGGATAATGTATTGGTTGACGTACGATCTCCAAAAGAGTTTACTGGAGAGATAACTGCCCCACCAGAATATCCAATGGAACATGCACAAAGAGGCGGTCACATTCCTAAAGCAAATAATATTCCTTGGGCTACTGCAGTCAACGATGCAGATGGTACTTTTAAATCTGTAAACGATCTAAAACAGATCTACGAATCAAAAGGTGTAACGCCAGACAAGGATGTGATATGCTATTGTAGAATTGGAGAAAGATCTTCTCACTCCTGGTTTGTTCTCAAATATCTGCTAGGATACCCCCAAGTGAGAAACTATGATGGTTCATGGACTGAATGGGGTAACATGATCGGAAATCCAGTTGAAAAGTAA
- a CDS encoding NAD(+)/NADH kinase, whose protein sequence is MNINRVAVVSKVGSKESEDAAKKVAKKLLAKKSQVFTISPVEVEGAKKVADLEELKDAKLDLTITLGGDGTTLRTFRYLENEVPNLAINVGGNRGILSEITLHEIDTAINQILSDNIFLDKRIRVVASCNGQDFPPALNEIFINRQNLTKTSLFEIRFQNDTVTQKMDGVIIATPSGSTGHSYSLGGPILHESLDVLIITPVAPVNKLPSLVVPDEKIEILSSHDSNIIMDAQVIKPARYDDVITIKKYKKQAVFVRIKKRGLRQMSKLGF, encoded by the coding sequence TTGAATATCAACAGAGTAGCTGTAGTAAGCAAGGTCGGTTCAAAAGAATCAGAAGATGCTGCCAAAAAAGTAGCAAAGAAGCTGCTTGCAAAAAAATCTCAAGTTTTTACTATTTCTCCAGTAGAAGTAGAAGGTGCAAAAAAAGTAGCTGATTTAGAAGAACTAAAGGATGCGAAGCTTGACTTGACCATAACTCTTGGTGGCGATGGTACAACTTTACGTACTTTTAGATATTTAGAAAATGAAGTTCCAAATTTGGCTATAAACGTAGGAGGAAACCGAGGTATATTATCTGAAATTACATTACATGAGATCGATACTGCCATAAACCAAATACTTTCAGATAATATTTTTCTTGATAAACGAATTAGAGTTGTTGCATCATGTAATGGCCAAGACTTTCCACCTGCCCTAAATGAGATCTTCATAAACAGGCAGAATCTTACAAAGACCTCACTTTTTGAAATTAGATTTCAAAATGATACCGTTACACAAAAAATGGATGGCGTCATAATTGCAACACCTAGTGGGTCTACAGGACATTCCTATTCTCTTGGTGGTCCAATATTGCATGAAAGTTTGGATGTATTGATAATTACGCCAGTTGCACCAGTGAACAAATTACCATCACTAGTTGTTCCAGATGAAAAAATAGAGATACTTAGTTCTCATGATTCTAACATTATCATGGATGCTCAAGTGATAAAACCTGCAAGATATGATGATGTCATAACAATAAAAAAATACAAAAAACAAGCAGTATTTGTAAGAATCAAAAAGCGTGGTCTAAGACAGATGAGCAAGCTTGGTTTCTAG
- a CDS encoding nucleotide-binding protein, translated as MVSRILDASAFYAGIPFASQEKSYTTQIVFDEIKHIKKNHDALNVLVETKRLEIINPEKEHITKVLIKAREVGDFQNLSKGDISVIALCLQIEGELITDDYAISNTAKQLNLKVIPVMTKGITEVKDWVYFCPGCEKIFSKISRCPICGNNLSRR; from the coding sequence TTGGTTTCTAGAATTTTAGATGCCAGTGCTTTTTATGCAGGTATTCCTTTTGCTTCACAAGAGAAAAGCTATACAACACAAATTGTTTTTGATGAGATAAAACACATCAAGAAAAATCATGATGCATTAAATGTACTGGTTGAAACAAAAAGATTAGAGATTATCAATCCTGAAAAGGAACACATTACAAAAGTGTTGATAAAAGCAAGAGAAGTAGGAGATTTTCAAAATCTTTCCAAAGGAGACATCTCTGTGATTGCATTGTGTTTGCAGATAGAAGGAGAGCTAATTACTGATGATTATGCAATATCAAATACTGCCAAACAGCTCAACCTTAAAGTCATTCCCGTCATGACCAAAGGCATTACAGAGGTAAAGGATTGGGTTTATTTTTGTCCCGGATGTGAAAAAATCTTTTCAAAGATATCACGGTGTCCTATTTGTGGAAATAATCTTAGTCGTAGATAA
- a CDS encoding ERCC4 domain-containing protein, with amino-acid sequence MKINDLRMIIDEREKKSGIPDLLRAVGVNIELKNLPVGDYIVAPETIVERKSIQDFISSVFDGRLFDQCNRLKEHFEYPVILMEGNVDQIDDLTENPLVFYGAISSVVLDFKIPIIPTPSASHTAKLLIAMCTRQENKKGPFLKKIKKSDDLQKQQLSVLCSLPGVGEKLATRMLERFGSPTNTLNASYTELSKIKGVGESRAQKIRKMLDAENKSKKKVDQKTLHDV; translated from the coding sequence ATGAAGATAAATGACCTGCGAATGATAATTGATGAAAGGGAAAAGAAAAGCGGAATCCCTGATCTTCTCAGAGCAGTTGGAGTAAACATTGAACTCAAAAATCTACCAGTGGGTGATTATATTGTAGCCCCAGAAACCATAGTGGAAAGAAAAAGTATCCAGGATTTTATCTCATCTGTTTTTGATGGAAGACTATTTGATCAATGTAACAGACTAAAAGAACACTTTGAGTATCCAGTTATTTTGATGGAAGGTAACGTGGATCAAATTGACGATCTCACTGAAAACCCTCTTGTTTTCTATGGTGCAATCTCGTCAGTTGTCTTAGATTTTAAGATTCCAATTATTCCCACACCAAGTGCGTCACATACAGCAAAACTTTTGATAGCTATGTGTACAAGACAGGAAAATAAAAAGGGCCCATTTTTAAAAAAAATAAAAAAATCAGATGATTTACAAAAACAGCAACTATCTGTTCTTTGTAGTCTGCCAGGAGTAGGAGAAAAATTAGCAACTCGAATGCTGGAAAGATTTGGTTCGCCAACTAATACACTAAATGCATCTTATACCGAGCTCTCAAAAATCAAAGGTGTGGGGGAATCAAGAGCTCAAAAAATAAGAAAAATGCTTGATGCAGAAAACAAATCAAAGAAAAAAGTAGACCAAAAAACATTACATGATGTCTAA